A DNA window from Daucus carota subsp. sativus chromosome 3, DH1 v3.0, whole genome shotgun sequence contains the following coding sequences:
- the LOC108212920 gene encoding receptor-like protein 11: MPLDVTIYCMYFSTITQRCAPLSDTHIRRRLDRPRFSVVSDNGQKPLCDAESVVVSLLPQNVKSSPRTEAEALVAWKNSLLPSSSLDSWSISNLQNLCIWNGITCNAAGTVSKLNISTQEINGTLAHFSFTSFPNLTSLDLSINKFSDGIPVQIGNLKQLMYLSFYGNYLNGTIPYQISHLQRLQYLDLGSNFLVDPNWSMFLDMPFLTHLNLEFNQLALEFPSFLISLGNLTFLDLSLNKLTGSLPESVFAHLANLEFLSLTDNLFEGPLPRYLFKLSKLKELHLGRNKFSGTVSDSLGLLHNLQVLELYNNSLGGNIPASVGQLKELRKLNLKENQLNSSIPPELGLCTKLNFLSLSGNSLTGTLPLSFSNLTQISDLCLSNNFLSGKLSPQFFSNWTQLKSLLIGNNTLVGDIPPEIGMLANLNYLSLYSNSLTGPVPREIGKLKGLMILDLSQNHLSGSIPTTIENLTNLAALFLFCNDLSGKLALPGNLDINKKQLYGSVEVPDSSADFSSLQILLLHSNRFSGSIPEDIGKTNPNLTYVDLSKNDFSGSIPLSLANCKELKILDLGNNNINDTFPPWLPSLPELKILVLRSNRLHGNLNFTKIKYPFPRLRIMDLSQNQFSGHLPVNFFDNLKSTASSDEFNMNTLIMGSYYQASTSLIIKGKEVQVYKILNIYTSVDLSSNNFSGKLSEVFGELILLRLLNISHNHLTGRIPSLLGNLSLLESLDLSSNQLTGTIPWQLTSLTFLSALNLSENNLSGEIPHGRQFDTFSNDSFLANMALCGVPLTKKCKSDEMPTREVDDEEDQFTWKMIVMGYGCGLVCGLSTGYIVFKTGKPWRFVKFIEGAQQKLIRTATKNTRVLPFE, translated from the exons ATGCCTCTAGATGTTACCATTTATTGTATGTATTTtag CACTATCACACAACGGTGCGCACCGTTGTCTGATACGCATATCAGACGGCGTCTCGATAGACCACGGTTTTCCGTGGTctcagacaacgggcaaaaaccgttGTGTGATGCTGAATCTGTCGTAGTGTCTTTACTTCCACAAAATGTAAAATCCTCACCAAGAACCGAGGCAGAAGCTCTTGTCGCATGGAAGAACAGTTTATTGCCATCTTCTTCACTCGATTCTTGGTCCATAAGTAATCTCCAAAACCTGTGTATATGGAATGGCATTACCTGCAATGCTGCAGGAACGGTTTCTAAGCTCAACATTTCCACTCAAGAAATCAACGGAACGCTTGCTCATTTCAGTTTCACTTCATTTCCAAACCTCACTTCCTTAGACTTGAGCATCAACAAATTTTCAGATGGTATTCCAGTACAGATTGGAAATCTAAAACAACTCATGTACTTGAGCTTTTACGGCAACTATCTTAATGGAACCATTCCTTACCAAATTAGTCATCTACAGAGATTACAGTATTTAGACTTGGGATCAAACTTCTTGGTCGATCCAAACTGGTCCATGTTTCTGGACATGCCATTCCTGACACACCTCAACCTAGAATTCAACCAACTTGCTTTAGAATTCCCATCATTTTTGATAAGTTTAGGGAATTTAACTTTTCTCGATTTGTCTTTGAATAAGTTGACAGGCTCTCTACCTGAATCAGTGTTTGCGCATTTGGCTAATCTTGAATTTCTCAGTCTAACTGATAATTTATTTGAAGGGCCATTGCCAAGATATCTTTTTAAACTTTCCAAGCTCAAAGAACTCCACCTAGGAAGGAACAAGTTCTCAGGTACTGTTTCTGATAGTTTAGGTCTTTTACATAATCTTCAAGTTCTTGAGTTATATAACAATTCATTGGGGGGAAATATTCCTGCTTCTGTAGGTCAACTTAAGGAGCTTCGAAAACTTAATCTCAAAGAAAATCAGTTGAATTCTAGTATTCCTCCTGAGCTTGGTTTGTGTACCAAGCTCAATTTCTTGTCTTTATCTGGTAACTCGCTTACTGGGACTTTGCCCTTGTCCTTTTCAAATCTGACACAAATTTCTGATCTATGTCTATCGAATAATTTTCTGTCCGGTAAGCTCTCACCTCAATTCTTCAGCAACTGGACTCAATTGAAATCACTGCTGATTGGCAATAATACCTTAGTTGGTGATATTCCTCCTGAAATTGGTATGTTGGCAAATCTCAACTACCTCAGTCTGTATAGTAATAGTCTCACAGGACCGGTTCCCAGAGAGATTGGAAAATTGAAAGGGCTTATGATTTTAGACCTGTCGCAAAACCATCTATCAGGTTCAATTCCAACAACAATCGAGAACCTTACCAATTTGGCAGCCTTGTTTTTGTTCTGCAATGATCTTAGTGGAAAGTTAGCTCTGCCAGGAAACCTCGATATCAACAAAAAGCAATTGTATGGATCAGTGGAGGTGCCTGATTCCAGTGCTGATTTTAGTAGCTTGCAGATACTATTACTTCATTCCAATCGATTTTCAGGCAGCATACCAGAGGACATTGGGAAAACTAATCCCAACTTGACTTATGTTGATTTATCAAAGAACGACTTTTCTG GATCGATTCCCCTGTCCTTGGCCAACTGTAAGGAACTGAAGATTCTGGATCTTGGAAACAACAACATAAATGATACATTTCCACCATGGCTACCTAGCCTTCCGGAGCTTAAGATCCTGGTCTTGCGATCTAATCGTCTTCATGGCAACTTAAATTTTACCAAGATAAAATATCCATTCCCCAGGTTGCGAATCATGGATCTCTCTCAGAATCAGTTCAGTGGGCACCTGCCAGtcaatttttttgacaatttaaaatctACGGCCTCATCTGATGAATTTAATATGAATACATTAATTATGGGATCATATTACCAGGCTTCTACTTCACTGATTATCAAGGGAAAGGAGGTCCAAGTGTATAAAATTCTCAATATCTACACAAGTGTAGATTTATCAAGCAATAATTTTTCTGGCAAACTTTCAGAGGTCTTCGGAGAACTTATATTACTCCGGCTGCTCAACATATCTCACAACCATCTTACAGGCCGAATCCCATCCTTGCTGGGAAATCTGAGTCTTCTTGAATCGCTAGATCTGTCTTCGAACCAATTGACAGGTACAATTCCATGGCAATTGACTAGTTTGACTTTTCTTTCAGCCTTGAATCTCTCAGAAAACAATCTTTCTGGAGAAATTCCACATGGGAGGCAATTCGACACGTTCAGTAATGACTCCTTCTTAGCTAACATGGCCTTGTGTGGTGTTCCTTTGACAAAGAAATGTAAAAGTGATGAAATGCCAACACGAGAAGTTGATGATGAGGAAGATCAATTCACATGGAAAATGATCGTAATGGGGTATGGATGTGGACTGGTATGCGGATTGTCCACAGGATACATTGTTTTCAAAACTGGAAAACCTTGGCGGTTTGTGAAATTCATTGAAGGAGCTCAGCAAAAGTTGATAAGAACTGCCACGAAGAACACACGAGTTTTACCATTCGAGTAA
- the LOC108211779 gene encoding leucine-rich repeat protein 1 gives MGTLVTQICLVFWYLISENSNISNIWIIPPTLGKLQSLIFLRLSNNRLVGRIPRELVNVSTLKVVADAFKWKGR, from the exons Atgg GGACCTTGGTAACACAAATTTGTCTGGTGTTTTGGTACTTGATCTCGGAAAACTCCAATATATCCAATATCT GGATCATTCCTCCTACTCTGGGAAAGTTGCAGTCTCTTATTTTCTT GCGTCTGAGCAATAATCGTCTCGTTGGGAGAATTCCCAGGGAACTTGTTAATGTTTCCACCCTAAAAGTCGT GGCTGATGCATTCAAATGGAAAGGCAGGTAA
- the LOC108211537 gene encoding MDIS1-interacting receptor like kinase 2-like, which translates to MKIYRGMGILHNPHVLLLLHVLFIFALQQKITSSPRTEAEALVKWKSSLLPSAFLDSWSSENLEDLCNWTGITCNAAGTVSKLNISGQELDGTLAHFSFYSFRNLTSLDLSSNLLSDSIPGEIGNLTELEYLSFDDNYLNGNIPYQISRLQKLQYLDLGLNDLVSLNWSMFSDMSVLKHLNLYSNGLASEFPPFVLSSRNLTFLDLSFNELTGPIPELLFVQWPNLEFLKLNDNFFEGPLPRYISKLSKLRELHLGNNHLSGLIPDSIGLLHNLQVLELYNNSFEGNIPSSIGQLKELQKLSLSENHLNSSIPPELGLCTKLSFLALAVNSLTGPLPSSFSNLRQISELGLSDNFLSGELSPQFISNWTQLTSLQIQNNTFVGKIPPEIGMLRNLNYLYLYSNNLTGSIPKEIGNLKQLQELDLSDNYLEGPIPATIGDLTNLVVLQLQYNNLSGTIPPEIGNLTLLKLLDLQSCQLYGVVPNAITKLSNLQSLYLHSNRFYGSIPEDLGKTNLNLSIVNFSYNNFSGELPEGLCSGLALERLTVTANNFSGALPKCLGNCSKLSRVRLDRNQFSGNASEAFGSHSSLDFISLSGNKFTGELSFQWGKFVSLTNIDMSRNKISGAVPAELGNLRNLQVLQLESNELTGEIPNEIGNLTLLLKLNLSNNHLTGDIPRSLGKLSKLINFDLSANKMKGSIPKELGNCDSLLSLNLSLNSFSEEIPSELGNLFQLQITLDLSRNSLSGTIPSDLAKLKVLENLNLSHNQLSGGISSSLSTNMISLEMIDLSYNNFSGPTPLFRQNVATIFSGNTRLCGEDEGLSPCHSTFFKSSKSSKKVIIGVIVAVVSFLFFGTITIVGCFVCHSKIKKTNSEKFESLIWERKGKFTFGDIVAATEDFSERYCIGRGGFGTVYKAKLFNGEIVAVKRLIITDSSNSTTNNRWSFENEIRTLTEVRHRNIIRLHGFCSRDNCLYLVYEFVERGSLSKLLYSDEGVSALSWDVRVKIVKGLAHALSYLHHDCSPPIVHRDVSPNNILLESELEPRLSDFGTARMLSTDSSNWTNAAGSYGYMAPELSFSMLVTAESDVYSFGVVALEVMMGRHPGEFLLTLSSDQDLTSKDVVLDHRLPPPTDKIAEEVKFVVSAALACTRYSPGSRPTMHSVAQELSRATQIYKTESFSVQLHESM; encoded by the exons ATGAAAATATACAGAGGAATGGGAATACTTCACAATCCTCATGTTTTACTGCTGCTGCATGTTCTCTTCATCTTTGCACTGCAACAAAAAATAACATCATCACCAAGAACTGAGGCAGAAGCTCTTGTCAAATGGAAAAGCAGCTTATTACCTTCTGCTTTTCTCGATTCATGGTCTTCAGAAAATCTCGAAGACCTTTGTAACTGGACTGGCATTACCTGCAATGCTGCAGGAACTGTTTCGAAGCTCAACATTTCTGGTCAAGAACTCGACGGGACACTTGCTCACTTCAGTTTCTATTCATTTAGAAATCTCACTTCCTTGGACTTGAGCAGCAACCTGTTATCAGATAGTATACCAGGGGAGATTGGAAATCTGACAGAGCTAGAGTACTTGAGCTTCGATGACAACTATCTTAATGGTAACATTCCTTACCAAATTAGTCGTCTTCAGAAGTTACAATATTTAGACTTGGGATTGAATGACTTGGTTAGTCTAAATTGGTCTATGTTTTCGGACATGTCAGTTCTGAAACACCTCAACTTATACTCCAATGGTCTTGCTTCAGAATTCCCACCTTTTGTGTTGAGTTCTAGGAACTTAacttttcttgatttgtcgtTCAATGAGTTGACAGGCCCCATACCTGAATTATTGTTTGTCCAATGGCCAAATCTTGAATTCCTCAagcttaatgataatttttttgaaggGCCATTGCCAAGATATATATCCAAGCTTTCCAAGCTCAGAGAACTTCACCTAGGAAATAATCACTTGTCAGGGCTGATCCCAGATAGTATTGGTCTTTTACATAATCTTCAAGTTCTCGAATTGTATAACAATTCATTTGAAGGAAATATTCCTTCTTCTATCGGTCAACTAAAAGAGCTTCAAAAACTCTCTCTTAGTGAAAATCATTTGAACTCTAGTATTCCTCCTGAGCTTGGATTGTGTACCAAGCTCAGCTTCTTGGCTCTAGCTGTGAATTCGCTCACTGGCCCTTTGCCTTCGTCCTTTTCAAATCTTAGACAGATTTCTGAATTAGGTCTTTCGGATAATTTTCTTTCTGGAGAGCTATCGCCTCAATTCATCAGCAATTGGACTCAGTTGACATCACTACAGATTCAAAACAATACTTTTGTTGGTAAAATTCCACCTGAAATTGGTATGTTGAGAAATCTTAACTACCTTTATCTATATAGTAATAATCTCACTGGATCAATTCCCAAAGAGATTGGAAATCTGAAGCAGCTTCAGGAATTGGATCTATCAGATAATTATCTAGAAGGTCCAATTCCAGCAACAATTGGGGACCTCACTAATTTGGTAGTTTTACAGTTGCAATACAACAATCTTAGTGGAACTATTCCACCTGAGATTGGAAACTTAACACTGCTGAAACTTCTTGATCTCCAAAGTTGTCAACTTTATGGTGTGGTTCCCAATGCAATTACTAAATTAAGTAACTTGCAGTCGCTTTATCTTCATTCCAATAGATTTTATGGCAGTATTCCAGAGGACTTGGGAAAAACTAATCTGAATCTTTCCATTGTTAATTTTTCCTACAACAACTTCTCTGGGGAATTGCCAGAAGGATTGTGCAGTGGTTTGGCCCTTGAAAGGCTTACAGTTACAGCAAACAATTTTTCAGGGGCTTTACCAAAGTGCCTGGGAAACTGCTCAAAATTGAGTAGAGTCCGCTTGGATAGAAACCAGTTCTCTGGAAATGCGTCTGAAGCATTTGGTTCTCATTCAAGTCTTGATTTCATTTCTCTGAGTGGCAATAAGTTTACAGGTGAACTGTCATTCCAGTGGGGAAAATTTGTAAGTCTTACAAACATAGACATGTCAAGAAACAAAATTTCTGGTGCAGTACCAGCTGAGCTTGGAAACTTAAGGAATTTGCAAGTTTTGCAGCTGGAGTCAAATGAGTTGACAGGTGAGATTCCCAATGAAATCGGAAATTTGACCCTGTTGCTGAAACTCAACCTGAGCAACAATCATTTGACTGGGGACATCCCGCGGAGCTTAGGCAAACTATCAAAGCTCATCAATTTTGATTTGTCTGCAAACAAGATGAAGGGGAGCATACCAAAAGAGCTTGGGAATTGTGATAGTTTATTAAGCTTGAATTTAAGCCTGAATAGTTTCTCAGAAGAGATACCATCTGAACTTGGTAATTTGTTTCAGTTGCAAATTACTTTGGACTTGAGTAGGAATTCACTTTCAGGCACCATTCCTTCTGATTTGGCAAAATTGAAGGTTTTGGAGAATTTAAATCTTTCACATAATCAGCTCTCCGGTGGAATTTCTTCTTCACTGTCAACTAATATGATTAGTTTAGAAATGATTGATTTATCGTACAATAACTTTTCAGGCCCTACACCCTTGTTCCGACAAAATGTGGCAACAATTTTCTCAGGAAACACACGTTTGTGTGGAGAGGATGAAGGATTGTCCCCATGCCATTCAACATTTTTCAAGTCATCCAAATCTAGTAAGAAAGTCATCATTGGTGTCATTGTTGCAGTGGTCAGCTTCTTATTTTTTGGAACTATTACTATTGTTGGATGTTTTGTGTGTCATAGTAAAATCAAAAAAACCAATTCAGAGAAATTTGAATCACTGATTTGGGAAAGAAAAGGAAAGTTCACATTTGGAGACATTGTGGCAGCCACTGAAGATTTCAGTGAAAGGTACTGCATTGGGCGAGGAGGTTTTGGAACTGTGTACAAGGCCAAATTGTTCAATGGTGAGATTGTAGCAGTTAAAAGGCTTATAATAACAGACTCTAGCAATTCTACAACAAATAATCGATGGAGTTTTGAGAATGAAATTCGAACCTTGACAGAAGTTAGACACCGTAACATTATCAGACTTCATGGGTTCTGTTCCAGGGACAATTGCCTTTACTTGGTTTATGAATTTGTCGAGAGAGGTAGCTTGAGCAAGTTGTTGTATAGTGATGAAGGTGTTTCTGCTTTAAGTTGGGATGTAAGGGTGAAAATTGTTAAAGGATTGGCCCATGCACTTTCTTACTTGCATCATGATTGCTCTCCACCTATTGTGCATAGAGATGTTTCACCGAATAATATCTTGCTCGAGTCAGAACTGGAGCCACGGCTCTCAGATTTTGGCACTGCAAGAATGTTGAGTACAGACTCATCAAACTGGACTAATGCTGCAGGGTCTTATGGCTACATGGCACCAG AACTATCCTTTAGTATGCTTGTCACGGCTGAGTCTGATGTTTATAGCTTTGGAGTCGTGGCGTTAGAGGTAATGATGGGAAGACACCCTGGGGAATTCCTTTTAACTTTGTCCAGTGATCAAGATTTGACTTCTAAAGACGTAGTACTTGATCATCGTCTTCCACCTCCAACAGACAAAATTGCAGAGGAAGTGAAATTTGTTGTTAGTGCAGCTCTAGCATGTACGCGATACTCACCAGGGTCTCGACCTACTATGCATTCTGTGGCACAAGAACTATCAAGAGCAACTCAAATTTACAAGACCGAATCATTCAGTGTCCAGTTGCACGAGtctatgtaa
- the LOC108212921 gene encoding MDIS1-interacting receptor like kinase 2-like — protein sequence MAIFQKPLVPLLFHVLFISVVPEILTSSPRTEAEALVKWKNTLLPSASLDSWSLSNLENLCNWTGITCNTAGTVSELNISGLKLNGTVAHFGFSSFPNLTSLDMNTNLLFDMIPSKIGNLTQLQYLSFYDNNISGAIPYQISHLQKLQHLDLGSNYLANPNWSMFLDMPVLTYLNLNYNELALEFPRFVLRFRNLTFLDLSGNKLSGPLPKNISKLFRLKELRLGRNNFQGRIPGEIGYLTELLELDLSGNHLEGSIPATIGKLHRLVLLQLHSNNLSGTIPPEIGNLVELETLDLQNNQFYGVLPDSIADLSHLKFLYLHYNRFSGSIPKDLGKKIFNLSIAKFSHNYFSGNLPEGLCSGLALEQFTVAENNFSGVLPRCLRNCTKLSRVRLNKNQFSGNVSDAFGFHPHLDFISLSDNKFTGELSSQWGKCTNLTNIEMSRNKISGAVPAELGNLKNLRVLQLESNELTGEIPNEMGNLIQLLKLNLSSNHLTGDIPQSLGKLSKLAYFDLSKNKMKGSIPKELGNCESLLSLNFSQNSFSEEIPSELGNLGQLQITLDLSSNSLSGIIPSNLGKLKVLENLNLSHNQLSGKIASSLSTEMISLQTIDLSYNNLSGPIPLFQRKVAKVLNGNSLLCGNAEGLSPCPSTSFESSKSSKKAIIGAIIAVVSLLVSGTVVIIGCFMCHKKIKRRDLETINSENYESLIWEREGKFTFGDIVKATEDFSERYCIGRGGFGTVYKANLFNGDIIAVKRLNITDSSSATENSRWSFENEIRTLTEVRHRNIIKLHGFCSRENSLYLAYEFVEKGSLSKLLYSDEGASALSWDTRVKIVRGLAHALSYLHHDCSPPIVHRDISPNNILLDTELEPRLSDFGTARLLSTDSLNWTNPAGSYGYMAPELSFSMLATTKSDVYSFGVVGLEVMMGRHPGEFLSTLSSDQCLTLNDVVVDHRLPPPTATIAEEVKLVVGAALACTLYSPGARPNMRFVAQQLSRRNQI from the exons atgGCAATATTTCAGAAACCTCTTGTTCCTCTGCTATTTCATGTTCTTTTCATCTCAGTAGTTCCAGAAATTCTAACATCATCACCAAGAACTGAGGCAGAAGCTCTTGTCAAATGGAAGAACACCTTATTACCTTCGGCTTCTCTCGATTCTTGGTCCTTAAGCAACCTCGAAAACCTTTGTAACTGGACTGGCATTACCTGCAATACTGCAGGAACAGTTTCAGAGCTCAACATTTCCGGCCTAAAACTCAATGGAACAGTTGCTCACTTCGGTTTCTCTTCATTTCCAAACCTCACTTCCTTGGACATGAATACGAACCTGTTATTCGACATGATACCATCCAAAATTGGAAATCTAACACAACTTCAGTACTTGAGTTTTTACGACAACAATATAAGTGGTGCAATTCCTTACCAAATTAGCCATCTTCAGAAGCTGCAACATTTAGATTTGGGTTCAAATTACTTGGCTAATCCAAACTGGTCTATGTTTCTAGACATGCCAGTCTTGACGTACCTCAACTTAAACTACAATGAACTTGCTTTAGAATTTCCGCGTTTTGTATTAAGGTTTAGGAATTTAACTTTTCTTGATTTGTCAGGGAATAAGTTGTCAGGTCCGCTGCCAAAAAATATTTCCAAGCTTTTCAGGCTAAAAGAACTTCGCCTAGGAAGGAATAACTTTCAGGGAAGAATTCCAGGAGAGATTGGATATTTGACAGAGCTTCTGGAATTAGACTTGTCAGGAAACCATCTAGAAGGTTCAATTCCAGCAACAATAGGAAAGCTGCACAGGTTGGTACTCTTACAGCTGCACTCTAATAATCTTAGTGGAACTATTCCACCTGAGATTGGAAACTTGGTAGAGCTGGAAACTCTTGATCTccaaaataatcaattttatgGAGTGCTGCCTGATTCAATTGCAGACTTAAGTCACTTGAAGTTTCTTTATCTTCATTACAATAGATTTTCTGGCAGCATTCCAAAGGACTTGGGAAAAAAGATTTTCAATTTGTCCATTGCTAAATTTTCCCACAACTACTTCTCCGGCAACTTGCCAGAAGGATTGTGCAGTGGTTTGGCCCTTGAACAGTTCACAGTTGCGGAAAACAATTTTTCAGGGGTTTTACCAAGGTGCCTCAGAAACTGCACCAAATTGAGTAGAGTCCGTCTCAATAAAAACCAGTTCTCAGGAAATGTTTCTGATGCATTTGGTTTTCATCCGCATCTTGATTTCATTTCTCTAAGTGACAATAAGTTTACAGGTGAGCTGTCTTCCCAGTGGGGAAAGTGTACAAATCTTACAAATATAGAAATGTCACGGAACAAAATTTCAGGGGCAGTTCCAGCTGAGCTTGGAAACTTAAAGAATTTGCGAGTTTTGCAGCTGGAGTCTAATGAGTTGACAGGTGAGATTCCAAATGAAATGGGAAATTTGATCCAGTTGTTGAAACTCAACTTGAGCAGTAATCATTTGACTGGAGACATCCCTCAGAGTTTAGGCAAATTATCAAAGCTCGCCTATTTTGATTTGTCCAAAAACAAGATGAAGGGAAGCATACCAAAAGAGCTAGGGAATTGCGAGAGCTTACTGAGCCTGAACTTTAGCCAGAACAGTTTTTCAGAAGAGATACCGTCTGAACTTGGCAATTTGGGTCAGCTGCAAATTACATTGGATCTAAGTAGCAATTCACTTTCAGGCATCATTCCTTCTAACTTGGGAAAACTAAAGGTTTTAGAGAATTTAAATCTTTCACACAATCAGCTCTCTGGTAAAATTGCCTCCTCACTATCTACCGAAATGATAAGTTTGCAAACTATTGATTTATCTTACAATAACTTGTCTGGTCCTATACCCTTGTTCCAACGAAAAGTGGCAAAAGTTCTCAATGGAAACTCACTTCTGTGTGGGAATGCTGAAGGATTGTCCCCATGTCCGTCTACGTCTTTTGAGTCTTCCAAGTCCAGTAAGAAAGCAATAATTGGTGCCATTATTGCAGTGGTCAGCCTCTTAGTGTCTGGGACTGTAGTTATTATTGGATGTTTTATGTGTCataaaaaaatcaagagaaGGGACTTGGAGACAATTAATTCCGAAAATTATGAATCCCTTATTTGGGAAAGAGAAGGGAAGTTTACATTTGGAGATATTGTGAAAGCCACTGAAGATTTCAGTGAAAGGTACTGCATTGGAAGAGGAGGATTTGGAACTGTGTATAAGGCCAATCTGTTTAATGGTGACATTATAGCAGTAAAAAGGCTTAATATAACAGACTCCAGCAGTGCTACAGAAAATAGTCGATGGAGCTTTGAGAATGAGATTCGAACATTAACAGAAGTTAGGCACCGTAATATTATCAAACTCCATGGATTCTGTTCCAGGGAAAATTCCCTTTACTTGGCATATGAATTCGTCGAGAAAGGTAGCTTGAGCAAGTTATTGTATAGTGATGAGGGGGCATCTGCTTTAAGTTGGGATACCAGAGTGAAAATTGTTAGAGGATTGGCTCATGCACTTTCTTACTTGCATCATGATTGCTCTCCCCCTATTGTGCATCGGGACATATCACCGAATAACATTTTGCTGGATACAGAATTGGAGCCGCGGCTCTCAGATTTTGGCACTGCAAGATTGTTGAGTACAGACTCATTAAACTGGACTAATCCTGCAGGGTCTTATGGCTACATGGCACCAG AACTATCCTTTAGTATGCTTGCCACAACAAAATCTGATGTTTATAGCTTTGGAGTTGTCGGGTTGGAGGTAATGATGGGAAGACACCCTGGCGAGTTCCTTTCGACGTTGTCAAGTGATCAATGCTTGACTTTGAATGATGTAGTAGTTGACCACCGGCTTCCACCTCCAACAGCAACAATTGCAGAGGAAGTGAAGTTAGTTGTTGGAGCTGCACTAGCATGTACGCTTTATTCACCAGGGGCACGACCTAATATGCGTTTTGTTGCGCAACAACTATCAAGAAGAAATCAGATTTAA